A genomic window from Triticum urartu cultivar G1812 chromosome 7, Tu2.1, whole genome shotgun sequence includes:
- the LOC125520900 gene encoding U5 small nuclear ribonucleoprotein 40 kDa protein: protein MYSAPGNNSLALAAPRPGMELGNVQQHPNQAFGLGPGGKQRSSSLEAPIMLLTGHQSAVYCMKFNPAGTVIASGSHDKDIFLWYVHGECKNYMVLRGHKNAILDLHWTTDGSQIISASPDKTLRVWDVETGKQVKKMAEHSSFVNSCCPSRKWPPLVVSGSDDGTAKLWDLRQRGAIQTLPDKFQITAVSFSEAADKVFTGGLDNDVKWWDLRKNEVTESLKGHQDMITGMQLSPDGSYLLTNAMDNELKIWDLRPYAPENRNIKTFTGHQHNFEKTLLKCSWSPDNRKVTAGSADRMVYIWDTTSRRILYKLPGHNGSVNETAFHPTEPIIGSCGSDKQIYLGEL, encoded by the coding sequence ATGTACTCCGCTCCAGGCAACAATTCTTTGGCTCTTGCAGCCCCACGTCCAGGAATGGAGCTGGGCAACGTGCAGCAACATCCTAACCAGGCTTTTGGCCTTGGGCCTGGTGGGAAGCAACGCTCATCCAGTCTGGAGGCGCCGATAATGCTACTCACAGGCCACCAGAGCGCTGTCTACTGCATGAAGTTCAACCCTGCTGGAACTGTGATAGCATCGGGCTCCCATGACAAGGATATCTTCCTGTGGTATGTCCATGGTGAGTGTAAGAACTACATGGTACTGAGAGGGCACAAGAATGCTATCCTTGATCTTCACTGGACCACTGATGGGAGCCAGATAATCTCTGCAAGCCCTGACAAGACTTTGAGGGTCTGGGATGTTGAAACTGGTAAGCAGGTTAAGAAGATGGCTGAGCACTCATCCTTTGTCAACTCATGTTGCCCGTCACGCAAGTGGCCACCTCTTGTTGTGAGTGGATCGGACGACGGTACAGCAAAGCTCTGGGACCTGCGTCAGAGAGGGGCTATCCAAACACTTCCAGACAAGTTCCAGATTACCGCCGTGAGCTTTTCAGAGGCCGCAGATAAGGTTTTCACGGGTGGTCTGGACAACGACGTCAAGTGGTGGGATCTTCGCAAGAATGAAGTCACAGAATCTCTCAAAGGACATCAGGAcatgataactgggatgcagcttAGTCCTGATGGGTCGTACCTCCTCACCAATGCGATGGACAATGAGCTCAAGATCTGGGATCTGCGCCCTTACGCACCAGAGAACCGCAACATCAAGACCTTTACAGGGCATCAGCACAACTTTGAGAAGACGCTGTTGAAGTGCAGCTGGTCACCTGACAATCGCAAGGTCACTGCTGGGAGCGCTGATCGCATGGTCTACATCTGGGACACGACATCGAGGCGGATCCTGTACAAGCTTCCTGGGCACAACGGTTCCGTCAATGAGACCGCTTTCCACCCTACCGAGCCCATCATTGGATCTTGCGGCAGCGACAAGCAGATTTATCTCGGGGAGCTTTAG